Part of the Numenius arquata chromosome 5, bNumArq3.hap1.1, whole genome shotgun sequence genome is shown below.
CATATTGTCATTTGCTAGTAATATCTTTTCCCATATCCTATTTACTGTTAAAATAAGTCAACATGTCCTGCCTACAGCTGTTAACTCACATTTGCTGAGCTGCTCTTTATGctgtcttttgctttctcttacaCCTGCCTTATACTGTTTCTTAAACTACCTCATTTTAAGCAATGAACTTCGGCCTAAGAGCAGGGATTAAATGGTAGGTATAAACCCAGGTCTAGCATCTCTGCAGTTTGAACCCTGAATGAGAAAAGTTTATCCAGGGAAGGAAATACACAGAATATTTGCGGTAAACTTTGGGTTCATAGTAAAAATTAATagtactggagaaaaaaattagtGGATTGAAATATATTAAAGCGACACTGCTAAAATGCTTTTAGGTTAAATAATATGTTCTGAAAAGTCACTTTTGTTCTATGATAAGGTGGGAGCTATatgttaatttcttttattcctgGATCATTTTCCCTCTGAGGTGTCATTAGTTGAATTTTCAATACTACATTGAAATGAATATTCATCACTGAGTTACAGCTTTAAAGATCTGCAGGGAAAATTAAAACCcaacctctctccttccccctctttctgcagctctgaaCACGCACAGCTCCCTCTGGGTAGCAAAGCAGCTCGCAGCATCTGTGCGCTCCTGGGCATGGTCCTTGGGCTCTCCAGGTGTCCCCACAGGTACTGCTGGGACCAGGGACCTAAGGAGAGTTAAACGCAAGTGTAAGAGTTTGCAGGGTTGGGGCCTGCAGgaataatgagaaaaataacaTCCCACTCGTTTCATAGCCCACTTGAGCCGGTGACGAGAAGGGTGGCTCCAGTAACCCTCCATGGAAGCGAAGGGTGCTGGAGTTCATCACTGGTGCTCGTTTTGGGAGGTGGAGCAGTTACAAAGCAGCTTTGGGCTGCTCTCAGCAGAACTGCAGGTAAGCAGAGCAAACCACATCTTCAAATGCCCTACGAGCACGGATAAAACCTGCACAATATCAGGAAAATGGGCAAAATGGCATTAGAGAGTGAGTGAAATTTGTGTGGGTATGAGACACCGGGGGCAGGAAGTTTAGGAAATAAGAGTTAAATATGGGGTAAATTACAGTATTGCTCCTAATGATATACAGCTCTCACTGCTGAACAGCGTGGCTTAAAAATCTGATAGGTAAAATGGAGAGATAGGGTGAATCTCTTGGCTGACAAGACAGGAGCTTTTCACCACTACGCTCTTTAAAAGACGTGTTTTAAAAGTGATCACAGTGGGGTGTAGAACAATACTACAGTAAATTGCAGAAGGgatttgccatttaaaaacaaggggaaaaaagggtgaaaCTGGGATGCTGCAGCTAAATGCTACTGAAAGCCCAAGAGATGGAGCCTCTGCCAGGCTCTCGGCTCCTGCTGCTTCCACTGCGATCAGTGAAATGCTCTTGATGGGACATAGAGTGtttgtttagaaataaaattgCCGTGATGTTAAGaacacttctgaatttttttaaatcttaacacAAATTCTTTACATTCTGTCTCAATAATGATACATGGCATTTTGGGCTCAGTGGGTAATAAAAAGGCTGCATTTAGTGCCACacagtggtaaaaaaaataatttcagtgaggATGGATGTTATGAAGCAATGCAGAAGAAACCATTTAGATGCTAATGCTAagcttggaaaatgaaaaatacatttaaaaaaaattaggataCACCAATCAGTTGGTAACAGGTATCACCTAAATTTCCTCACTCAAGGATGGTTTATACCACTAGATAGATATGCAATATATGAAATTTAGCTCTGTAATCTATAATTAACTTCCTTTGCAATAAGGAAagtgtttttctcatttatagCCTTGACGAAATAGTGAGGGATGTGACACTGGAATCTGCCAGCCCTTGCAGGTAATGAGTTGCACAGCAGCCATCAGGCAGGCACATACGGGATTGGATCTCTAAAGGTATCTCAAACAACTGAAATAATATGGAGGAGTCTCTGAAAAAAAGGCTAATTTGGGATCCCTGGATTGGGAAGACTTTTGTGTATTTCCATAATTAGTAGTTTTCTTGCTCAGGCAGTGCAGAGAAATATTACTGTTGCCAGTAAAGCAAGTAATGTTACTTCTGCAAGTGTCATATATGTGATGCAATTTATTTCTGGCCATCCTGGAACTCAGCAACCCTCTGCATGTTGTTCAGTATGATTTCATGCCACACTGTCACACCTCAAGGATTTGGGGACAGGAAGGCAGACTCCTGCTCAAAACGGCCTGTTGCACGAGCTCGGTGTGTAGCAGCGCTGGAACGGTGACACAGCCTTGCTGTCCCTTTCGGCAGGGGACAGGCGTGCTCACACACGCAGGGAGACACACATCCACACGCTTTCTCTTTTTCGAGCAGTCTCTTGCATGAGGGTACTAGTTTATGAAGTGTATTATAGAATGAGGAATCATTGATCATGAGTTTTTTGTTGTATGTCTGCGCTAAGACGGGAATCTGTCCTCAGCGAGGTGCCAGGGAGAAGGCATGAATGTGGGCAACACACTAGTTTTTGGTTGTCTGTTTAGTATGGGCTCTGTCTGATTTAACCGTGGCCACAGGCTAACAGCAGCCATGGCAGCCCTGTTTCCAGCTGCACCAGCAAGATGCTTCCACTAGTAGCCATCGTGGCTCTAAAGCTTCTTGGGTCGGTGGACCCCTGTGTGGGCGTCTGGGCCAAGTATGGTTCTGATGGGTATGCCAGCCACACGTGGTGTGAGACTCTGAGGTCTTACTGGGGTTGGGCAGCTCTGGAGGGGACAGACTAACCATCACCAAGGGAAGCCCAGCCCCTGGATCGCGATGGCTTGATCCGACCCAACAGTGGCAGgacagagaggagcagagccTTTCCCGAAGCAGCCGGCGGTTACCGCCATTAAAGGGCCTTGGGACACTGCGCCCTCGGTATTAGGACAAAAGTTTTAAGTGGTGTTTAGTTCTTTTAGTCAGTACCTCCAAACCGGGGAACAAAATGCAGCTAAATGTAAGGACAGCTGTAATGCTTAAAATAGCCTGAAATAATCAAATAGGCCCCAAAAGATGAAATTTCATCTTGAAAAAGAGGAATACACTTAAACATATGTATGCTTATCCACGGTTGTGAGTGGGTCAAACCTGTAGCTTAACTTCAGACTCAGGAAATACAGTCAAACCAAGTTCTGGGTCCAGCTCCAGGTATGCGACTTGACCAGTTAGCTCATCATACTGGGCTttagcaggaaggaaaggaaagggaaatgttTTTGCGATTAAAGCGGAGCTCTGCAGCTACAGAGCTCTTGTTCCTATGTCTGCTGTGCAGCGTGATCTCCCGCCAGAGCTGGAACGCTGCGCAAAAACACTGTGCAGCTGCAGAGGGAGTTGCAACACCTCTACCTGCACAGCGCGTTTGCACGTGCAGTCAGACAGGGAATGACCTGACTCTTGGCATAAGATGGGAATAGCACCAAACAGGACCATTCTGAAGATAAAGGAACTaaaagcgatttttttttttgcagtttgcaCTGGGATGTCCACCTGCACAAAAGGGCTCCAAAATACCACTTGGTTCAGtctttctccagctgcagagtCACAGCTGATGTCCGTTGCCTGCCCCGCTGAAAGCAAACTCCTCCACTTCTCCACACGGACCTTTTTCAGGTAAAGAAGCAAGAACTGCTGTCATCAGTCTTGCTTCATGCAGAAATACTACGGCATGCTATTTGGGGgggatttaaatatatttaaaatacaacagttacagtGTGCAACCCAACATTGCCAATGGTATAGGAATACCATATTGGTAGAAAAGCCTTATCACGTTATAGGAAGTAAATCCACCTGAGCTGGGTGAGGTGGGTCACCAGTACATAAAACTGCACAGAATCCTCTGTGCCGAAAACCAAaatctttggtttggtttgttttttaaccaaGAAGGAGCCTACATGGCAGCCCTGCAACAACCGCACAGCTGAGGGTACCAAACAGGTTCAGAGGCAGCCCCCGTGAGACCTGTCCCGTACGGCCGTGGTGGCACACGTGAGGACTTAGGCTTCAGTGTCCATCAGCTGAAGCTTGGCAGGCTGCATCCCAGAGACGCTGCCGTGTAAAAGCAGCCTCCAGCTGACTCATGGCTCCAGCCCTTGTGTGGCCTCTGCGCTGGGAAGAATATTGAGCCTTTTGGCcaagaacagaattttaaaaagcagagaaagagagaaaatactcAGTGAAAGTTAGTGGGAGCTGTTAAACCCAGGCTCTTCCacaaagaagcagaaattaaCATTCAAGACAGGGAAGTAAGCACAGTAGGATTTATTTTTACAGCCCAGCATGCTTGTGAACTGCGTGGCAGCACGTGGAGGAATTGAAGGGATCCATACCACTAGCATATGGAGCACAGGCAACGACGGCTTCTTGTGAGCAGTTTGACAATTATTTGGCTGCTTTCTGCTCAAAATATTTGTGACAGCAGCAAGTCAGAGATGCCACAAAGATGACAAATTCTTTGAAGTCCACTTGGGAATCACCATTTTCATCCAGGTTCTTGAAGACTTTATCAATGGCATCCTTGTCCTTCCCtgactgcaaaagaaaaggaGCGGGTTGAGGTGAGAGGCAGCACAAACCCTAATGCAGCATCATAACTACCTGTGCCCCCAAACAAGGACCCTGCTGGGGCATGTAGGGGGACACCTGGGGAGTGTGAGGCTGATTCCAGCTTGGGCACACTGTACTTCTCTGTGGGGGTGTGATAGAGGCTCCTGCACCAGCATTGCCATAATCCTGCCTGGAGTGTCAGGTTATCACATTTTCTGCTACtcatacctttatttttaattctcttcccTTGTTTGGTGCCTCGTATCTCTGGGTAGAAAGCCATGAGTTCCTTTGCACCGTGTTTGGCTGAGACCACAGCTCAGCGCCCAGGATGGGACGAGGGTCACATCCCCAGGgagccgtacctctgccagcccACCTTGGCTGGAGCCGCAcgtctcctcctccagctgcctgaAAAAGCACATTCTTCCCATGGGAATTCACGCCCTGCGGGGGTCTGGCCCAGGCACGTGGGGAACAGGCAGAGGCTGGGGGGCTCTGGGCGATGGCGGGGGCAAGCATGAGTCCTGGTGTCCTTGTGGCACGGGTGCAGGCCTGCATCTTCCCACCCCCTGCACAGCGGGAGTGACCGCATCGCCCTCCCCAAAAGTGTACGCTCCCAGGTTTATTACACCAGTTGTGCACCAGCATGGAGAGCCGTGTTTCCTAtgtttaaaacaacatttttgatGGCTAAGCTGTGTCATGGAGAGCCCTGAGGACGTTACCCAGCTGAAGTAAATGCCACGCGTTCCCCATCCGCTCCCGTGGAAAGGCTCGACCGGAGCTCGGGCAGTTTGCAGTTCTGCAAAATGCTGCTTTCCTGGGGCAAATGTCAGATTTAAGCTTCATTAAGCTTCATCAACCCCAGCGAAGATGCAAACGGCCTCAAAAGTGCTTCGAGTGCTCCCTCTGGCCTTGGTGCCTGGCACAAGCTGCTCACAGGAGCTGGAGTCTGGGAAGGCACCTCCTGAAGGCAGCGTGATGCTGAGCTTGAGCCATGGCagtgaaaaatatcagaaaaatctttctcaGTTTCCATAATTCTGACAGGATGACTGAACCAGCCCATCTCTAGGCTGATGTTAAGTGAGGCACCATCCAAGTAAAAAGAGCTTTTTATAATTATcgatttttccaaaataaacaaaaatagaaggttgggtttttttcctaaagtacCTTACAGGAGGGCTTTTTGGCTTGAGTCCTGGCACTGATTAACTCTAGTGATTTTAGAAAACGCAGTTTTATCAATAAACAAGGGATGGCAGTAGAGACCTATCTAATGTAGGAAACAACTGCGTGGCTTTTGCTGAAGCTAAACAAAATCCCATAttatactaggaagaaattatatAAACTACCTTAACTGAAATCTGATGGCACTTCTTCATCATGGTCTAATTAACGAAATTTCTCATTCTGTAATTTCATGTTTCACTTTCAATATATGCACTTTTAAAATCACTAAAAATTGAACCAGTTCCCTAGATTTTACTGATGAACGTGTCTGGAAGGTTTTATTCCTTTTCACTTTGCAAATTACAATCAGTTTAAATTTTATAagtgaatatttttaattatttagtgAAATATATGAACTAGTCTGCACAGGtgggaattatttttttgcaaactcTGAGCCAAATCCTTCAGTCCTGCGGTATGGATTTATTTCTGACTCTGATTGATTCAAGACCTTTCCAGGTAGATGTGAGCTGTGTCAGGTATAACCAATTCTAAGACCAGAAATATATATCAATATTTAAAAGACTCTGTTTCCCAGAACAttcttgcaaataaaaaaatattgacatAAATGTCAGTAAAATGcaggtaaaactttttttttctgaagtcttattttctcatttgtttgttttttttttttttttccttgcagttacTAGTCTGCAAGACGACATTGGTGGTTTAAATTTAAGTACTGgcataaaatgttattttgtggtttgttttcttataGAATAGGTAAAATGGGAAGAGAAGTAGGTGAGTTCTGAAGATGAAACCCAATCTACTTCAAAGCCATTGTCCTGATGACTCGAGTGATGAGTTTACTAAACAGGGAATGGCCCCAAGTATTAGAATGACTTTTACATAGTATGTGAAAAGactcttttatttaaattttttctacCAACCATTGCATATTTCCGGATGAAATTTCCCCTGTAATGTACTAAAGCCTATGTCTGCAGGCAGCCCTTGCACCCACTACACAGAAACGATGCCGCGCTCTTCTCTTACCGAGAGGAAGTTTGGGAGCTCTTTTTCCAGGAGGGTCTTTAGTTCTGCTTTGGTGAGGGCTTGCCTGTTGCCATCAGTCTTTGCATACTTGTCAAAGACAGCAATGATCATTCCCATCGCAGTTTCCAGCTGAGACATGTTGCTGCTGGAGTCTGGCTTTCTTCTGAACAGGAACAGCCTCAGGGCTCTCTCGGAGGATGGACACTGCTCTTATTCTGGGGTTCTTTATGCAACTGTCCCATCCAATCAACGGTGGCACACCAAAGGGACGGTTTTCCCTTAGCAAACATCCGTGTCTAAGCACTGCTTGGAGCACACACCTCTGTGCTAACAGCTATTCAAACCTCAAGCTTTATCACCCTGGCGTGGCTGGTACAACCAGTTGCTCACGAGCAGAAACCAGCCTCTCCTTCAAGATACACAGTGTGACCAACAAACGAAAATCAGATTTTGATACTGGCTGTTTGCTCAAGAATCAGATTTGTTCCTTCAGATAACCCCATCTGAGCAGAGGGTCAATAGCCCAGCGTATGCCATAGAGTATATGCTAGCCtgctcaggaggaagaggagcatcTCACTTCTTCACTACCATAGTTAGGGGCTCTGCTGAGCCATAGACTGCCCTGTCTGCCGTGCAGAGGACCTCATTGAAGACCCGGTGGCTCACATTCACCGGATCAAAAGTGGGGGTCTGCGATCCCCCTGAGCTTGCACTCAGGCCAGAGTGGATGTCTGGAACAGATCTGCTGAACCAACATCTCTCCAGGGCCAGTAAAGGGAGCCTTGCAGAGACGATCCACAAAGAACTTGCTCAAATGGGGATATCTGAATGTGATACTTTTGAGCAAACAGCCAGTATCAAAATCCATCTTGATCTGCAGTGAATAACTTGTTATTGACCCTATCCAGCATCAAACTTTGCAATAAAATGGACTGTACTGAAAACAAAAGGTCACTTTGAAGTCCTATGGTCCTCTGTGACTTCTGGTGAACTTCGTGATTAGCTTGAAaaccctgaccccccccatcaTTGAAATGCCAAACACACTGAACCCACATCTACACACAACAGAGCTGTttaagggtctgtgctgggagctgAGAGGTACATGAACAGTGTTAGCTCAGGTGATGGACGCTGATCAGCTACAGCTACACAGAGTTTTGAATAAGTTAAGATTTCTGGCCAAGCAGCAGGGTAGCTTGGCCTCTGTCAAACTGCCGGTGGCTACGCTAGACCTGGAAGAGTCATTTAATGTGAGCTACATCTACACTACAGTCTGCAGAGTGGACACACTCTGAGGAAATTATATGGGGGAACCTATCAAAACTAGGGCATTATGCATGAATAATGCTGATGGACCCCAGGGTGCAGTGTGCTCTGTAGAAGACCCTGACTATGGATTCCCAAAATTAAACCTGAGTTTGCATGTCCTTGAACATACCTCTGCATGCTTGAAGATCAGTTTCCACTCATGTCATGCTATAAACAAGTTAGCAAAAAATGGGgtttaattgagaaaaaaaatttaaaaattaaactcctTTCTCCTAGACATCCATAGCCTCCTGTTCCTGTAAAATCTACACCACCTCAGAGCAAGACCACACATCACAAGTGCATGAAATCCAGTAcctttctgaaacaaaaccccTATGTTTTTTCATCTTACATTCTCCAACAAGGGATTTTGCATTTCCCAGAAGATCGCAGCCTGTAACCTCTCAGGCTGTAAGCTTTATTCAAACAGCCCACCAGAACTATTTCTTCCTGTGACTTCAACCTCGTGACATGATTGCAACTGACTTGCATTAAGTGGGTAAGGGTTTTAAGTAAAGTTTGAAGTTTTTACATTAAAGTGTATGTTGAAACCTGTGGGGTTCCTTCAGAAGAAGGAACAAGAAGAGGGCAAACAACTGGCCCTTGTTAGCTATGAACATCATCTGGTGTTTGCATACACACACAATAGCAGTCACTGGTGTGTCAAGTGCCAGGAACTTTGCTTTGTCCTTTTCTGTAACATGAATATTAAATATggccattaaagaaaaataaaatcctccctCTAAAGGAAAACCTAACGAAATAAAATGTCTACTTCACTCATTCTCATGACTTTGAATCATGAACATCGGTGTTAGTTATATAGCGGAAGGGAAAACAGTGCCCTGAAAAGGCAGAGGGGGGGAGATGATCAGCTTCAGTCAACAGGATATGTCAGTATGCCCACACCTTTGCCACATAACCTGGCAGAAAAGGTATCATCATTCTTGACCCATTTTCCTCTGCAGACAAAGGTGACACACGATTTGGAGAAGATGGCTCCAAAAGTGCTAAAACGcaaaaaccccacagggctcGAATTTCTACAAACTAAAAGGTCACTGTGGTAGCTCTGCATGGTtggcttcttttaaaatttttttttaatgtgttataTTTGTAttcatgcatgtgcacacacatcaGTACTGCTCAGACTTTTCAAATCATGCTTGCTGTTTACACATTTTCTtatgatttgtttttcattaagaatAGAAGTTCTGTGCACAAGGCACAGGCCATTACAACTGTTTGCAAAAACAAAGCAGAGTACAAATAGGAGGCGCACGCAGGAAAGCAAGCAGGATCTTGATGCCAACCCATCTGTCCAGCTCCCCAGTGAGATAAGCCATTTTCTGTGGGcttgtttaaattttatattattattcgAACGTAAACAATATCCCttatttgcttctttctttgaAGAATGGTTTAAGCAACAGCTTGGATGAGTATTTATTGAAGGTGTATATAGAATTAGCTCTTGCTGTTCCCAACTTGGGCCAaaagtttaaattatttatgtGATACAGAAGTGGACTGTCACACACACAATTTCCAAAACCCATTCAGATATACTCAAACTTTATGTCATTTGGCCAGCTGTTCAGGCTTACATGAGATTTGGGTGACCTTGTGCTAATGTTTTCTTAGAGAACAAATTTTATCCTATGCTCTTTGCAGCAGCGTCTGTTTTGGAGAAATCTGAACAAATACATTTATCAGCTCTACTCTAAAGAGCCATTTGTGTCCCAGCCTGCTGAAAAACTGAAATGGGATAGCTGAAATATTAAACTTCTGTTAGAGCTTATCATCCCTGAAAGCTTATTCCAAAAGGTGCAGGAAGTTAGATGAGAAGGAACTTTTGGCAATTTTTACAATTCTGTTATGCATCTGAATGGAAGAAgcacaggaggaagaaaacacaacCTGAAATGATGAATTCACTGTTTTTCTTAAGCTGTATCTTGGCAGAAGTACAAAAagccctttatttttctcttagcaAGATGATAATATCTGAACCATAAACAAGCATTGCATGTTCCACACTGAGGCAAAACTATCAAAACCCTCACATTTTCCAGCATCCTGGATTGTTTGTTGAACTTAGAGTATCAACACACTTTATTTACTAAAGAGCAAGGTTTTCCTCTGCGCTGCTTCTTGCTCTAAGAAACTGAAAACTTGCTCTAAGTCTGGTTAATAGTTTTTAAAGGTAATTTCATTTCCGGAATGCAGGtaaatttttttatatctaaTTATTATATGATGTAATTACTACATTGTTTTGCAAAACACAGTTAGAAGGATTAGACTAAACAGGCTCCGATAAGGCATAGACAGGAGTTTGTACAAGCACAGTGTGACGTTTGGTGACACTGTATAGGTTCtgtaaattatatatatgtataggttTTCATTACTTTATTATCACTTACTTCTCAAAATATccttaaaatgtatttcacaaATGCAATTAATAAGCTCACGTACTGTTTAAGTGAAGTTTAAAGGCAGGTAAAATGGGGAAGACCGAGGTGAACTAACCGGCTGTGTGACTTTCTCAGCTGAGAGTTGGGGGAATAACACTGTCGCCTGGCAAAGCTGCACCACGGGAAACACACTGTCATCATTGCATATTGACTCTACTCAAACACATTTATTAGTGCACTAGACATAGCCATATTAAACTGTAAAATCAATGAATATATTACAGCcaataaattaatatttgcagTGTAAATACTTCTGCCTAGTTTTCAATCCTTGATTGAATAATTTCCTGGATACTAATCTTTACAgggttttttgtatttcagttttaagGTTCACGATATTATGGCTTCCAAGACTACTCTTGTTTTTTATTGTAATGACAGAAAGTGAGGTCACACCCTAAGGTAACTGAATATTGTCCACTCAAGTGCTTTAGTCATGATTTATAAGTACCGTGATTCCTCAGCTGGACTCACACAAACAGTCCAGTTGTCATTTTGCTACCTTAATGCTTATAAAATCCTACTCAGGCCTAGGGCCATCATGTGCTGAGCTGCGGTTGTAAAAAGTTGTTCTATGGTATGGTctgaaagaataggaaaaaaagacaaagaagaaaaagaacaaaagtaaaataaatgagcTGTGAGAAGGTATGGTTTTGTAAACTTTAAAACAGACTGAGCaaactttttaaaggaagttcCTATTTGttagagagagataaagagacgCAAGAATGACTGAGTCAATTCcaagaaagctttcaaaagacTTTCATATGCAAAGAATATTTTGGCCGTGTTAAGCTCTCATGAACTAAACAACACTATTTCTCCTATATTGTACAAAACCATTTTCACTGAGGGAAGGAATCCCAAAGAGAAGTGTCCTCCTGTTGAGTGTCTGTGCAGGCAACACATCAAGAAAAAACTTTTACATCCaccatgaaaatatattttttttggcattttaaaatactaatttatgCATACACTGAAGAAACGAGAAGGGCTGGCCTGCTACCACAGAACTGTGCGTGATGCGAGGTGATACCCATACACGCTGTCAGGAAGATTTCCAAGGCAATTTGATGGAGCGGAAGTTCCCCAGGCACACACATTTCACTGAGCTGGCTGCTTTTGGTTTCCAGAAAGTAATGCTGGGGCGTAGCACAACTGATAAGGCGGCCTTTTTCAGTAGGCGAACACTGCCACTGTTCTGACATTGTTAAGGGGGCAGCAAATGACCAGGCTCAGAAATACCGAAAGGTAGGGTGGGAAATGGGAACCAGAGTGTGCTTTTGCAACAGACAATTTAACTTTAGGTTTTGCTTTTATCAGAAAAAGAGAAGACCTTcaacaaacaggaaaatagaAAACGGACCTGCACAGAACTGGGACAGT
Proteins encoded:
- the S100P gene encoding protein S100-P, encoding MSQLETAMGMIIAVFDKYAKTDGNRQALTKAELKTLLEKELPNFLSSGKDKDAIDKVFKNLDENGDSQVDFKEFVIFVASLTCCCHKYFEQKAAK